The DNA window TCCAATAGGATTTCAGGAATTTTTCCAACTACATTTAATTTTAATTCTGTTTTTTCTTCAGGAGATAATTTCCCGCTTGTTACTTTTTCAAGCTCTTCTAAAACTCTGAACAGCTGACTTCCAATAAATACTGAAATAATTGCCGGTGGAGCTTCATTAGCACCTAATCTGTGGTCATTGCTTGCAGAAGCAATACTTGCTCTTAAAAGGTCAGCATACTCATGTACTGCTTTAATGGTATTCACGAAGAACGTTAAGAACTGTAAGTTTTTCTTTGGATTCTTTCCTGGGCTTAGTAAGTTTTCTCCTGTATCAGTAGCAAGTGACCAGTTGTTGTGCTTCCCGCTTCCGTTCACTCCTGCGAATGGTTTTTCGTGGAATAAGATGTGGAAATGGTGTTTGTGAGCAACTCTTGCCATGATGTCCATCAATAAAGAGTTGTGGTCTACAGCAACGTTTACTTCTTCAAACATTGGAGCCAGCTCGAATTGGTTAGGAGCTACCTCGTTGTGTCTTGTTGTTACCGGAATTCCTAACTTCATACATTCTATTTCCAGCTCTTTCATGAAGTTCATCACTCTCGTTGGGATAGATCCGAAATAATGATCATCAAGCTGTTGTCCTTTTGCCGGAGAGTGACCTAGTAAAGTTTTACCTGTCAATACTAAATCCGGACGGGATTGAAATAATGCTGAATCAACTAAGAAATATTCTTGCTCCCATCCTAAAGTAGGAGTTACTTTTGTTACGTTTTTATCAAAATACTGCATTACGTTTGTTGCAGCTTCATCCACGGCATTTAGAGCTCTTAATAAAGGAGCTTTATAGTCTAATGTTTCTCCTGTGTAAGAAATAAAGATAGAAGGGATACAAAGTGTAGTTCCCATAATGAAAGCTGGAGATGTAGGATCCCAAGCGGTATAGCCTCTTGCTTCAAATGTATTTCTGATTCCTCCGTTCGGGAAAGAAGAAGCATCAGGTTCTTGCTGGATAAGCAGGTTTCCACTGAATCTTTCGATTGCTCTTCCACCTTCGATTGGTGTAAAGAAAGAATCATGCTTTTCCGCAGTTGTTCCTGTTAAAGGCTGAAACCAGTGTGTGTAGTGTGTTGCCCCTTTGCTCATTGCCCAATCTTTCATAGCTACAGCTACCTGATCTGCGATGTGTCTCTGGATTTTAGTCCCTTTTTTTATAGCATCCATAATAGAGTTGAATGCTTCTTTCGTTAAATATTCTCTCATTGTTACTTCTGAGAAAACATTTTGACAGAACAGTTCTGACAATTTTGCAGGAACTTCGATAGAATTATCCTTTCTAAAGTCCTTAAATGGTAATGTTTCTAACGCTTTGAATCTTAAAGTTGACATAATAGGGTTAATTTTACAGGGCAAATTTACAAAAAAAATGAATCGAAAACATTTTAACCCTAAAAAATATAGGGGTAATGTGAAAAAAAATAATTTCTAACTGTTGATTGAGCTTTTAGAAGATGTCGTAAAAACTAATATTGATAAAATGCTTGTTAAAAGATACTTAAAATAAAATTGACCAAAGAGTCGTATATTTGTGTGAAATTTATTTTATGACAAATTCTAGAGCAAGAGAAACAACAGAGGCTATTGAAAGATTATATATTTCTATGAGACATTTGTTTTATAGAGGGTTTTTTAAGCCAGGGGGTGTTTCAGGAGAAAGTATCAGAAGTTTGTTAAAAACAATCAACCCTGAAATTTATGGTACCATGAATGTTCCCAATAAATTGGAGCTTGATGGTTTGATGTATGTTTTAGACAGACTTCCTGAAGGAATTGAGGAATGTGCTTTTATTCATCTTACATCAGATGAGGGTTTTGATAAAGGAAGTTTCGAACCTATTGTTCCTAAAAAGAGAAGGAGAAACTGTTATAGAATAGATGAACATCAGATGAATATTGAAGTTCTTTTGGGACGTTCAGAAATCTATGATATTCTTACTCACTTAACATTCTTATTTATTGAAGCCGATAAGATCCGTAATCTGGCTTTCATTCAGGATGAAAACTGGAAACCTACGCGGGCTTTTAAAATTATCGAAGAGGTAGTAAAAGGTGAAAAGAAATTTAGCAGAAGGGAAAAAGAAGTAGCACTTATTCATTTGTCTTCTTTAATAGGAAGAACTTTTGAGGAAACATTAAGGGCTTATAATACTTTTGGTGATGATGAAAATCCTGATCGTTTATTTAAGATCATTTACAACTTAGGAAAAGTAAGTTTAGATGATGCTAAACAAAGCAGAGAAAGAGAAATTCATTTCAGTGCTATATTAAAGGAAAGAGTAGGGCATCATTATTTTGGAGAGAAGTGGGCAAATAAAGTGAAGGAGATTTTATTTGAAAATAATCTTCATATGCGTCCTTTGCATATTATTTCAGCGAATATGCACTCCGTAAAAAATATGTTGTATGCCAATGATGCTTTGAAGAAAAAAGATCATAAGGAAGTAGACTATAAATTATATGGTGAAATTTCTGATAAAAAAGATCTTCGTGATAAAGTTTCAAAATATGCTGCTGATCAGGGATTGATATATATAGACGACAAAAGTGGAAGTAATATAGATGTTCAGATCATTGATTTAAGCAAAACAGAGCTTAAAAACACTCCTTTCGGACATGCAAAATATTCAGGAGATGATGTAATCATGGTTTTTGACTATGCTTTCGGGGAACAGGCTTTTGAAGTAATGGATGAGCTTTTAAGACCTTTCGAACATACAGGAGAAGTCTATATGATGAAAGTGAAATCTGTTTCTATCATGGGTAAAGCAGGAATCCTAAATGGAGCAAAAGGAGATATTATGATTCCTACTTCTCATATTTTTGAAGGGACAGCAGATAACTATCCTTTTGAAAATGCTCTAAAGCTTGATGATTTTAAGGATGATGAACTGAAAGCTTTTGAAGGGACAATGATTACCGTTTTAGGAACTTCGCTTCAAAATAGAGACATTTTATCTTACTTCATGAATACTTCATGGAAAGCGATAGGTCTTGAAATGGAGGGTGCACATTATCAAAAAGCAATTCAGGTAGCATCTAAGATCAGACATCATATTGCACCGGATCTTTTTGTTTGCTACGCTTACTACGCTTCGGATAATCCATTGGAAACGGGAAGCACCCTTTCTTCTGGAGGTTTAGGACTTACCGGAGTGAAGCCAACATACCTCATCACTTTAAAGATCCTTGAAAAAATCTTGCAAAGCGGAAAGAAAGAAGTTTCTTCTAAAAAATAATTTAATTTAAAATTAAATATAAACCTCAGGTGTGTATGCATTTGAGGTTTTTTGATTTTAAACACGGATAGCATTAATTATTTTCACAAATAGCACGAATATATTTGTGTTTAAACCGTGTAAGTATTTGTGCCATTTGTGGTTAAAAAAAATCTCTGTTATCTGCTAAATCCGCGAGATTTTAAATTTAATTATCTTTAGATACAAAATTTTAAAAATGAGCTCAGTAATACAACTATCAAAAAGATTCAGGGAAGTTTTACTTGATGGATTTTGGATTGCCAATACCAATTTTAAAGATCAACTTTCTGATGTAACCTGGGAACAAGCAACGACAAAAGTTGGTTCTCTGAATACCATTGCGGCTTTAACCTTTCATATTGATTATTATATTGCAGGAATTGTTAATGTATTTGAAAGTGGGGATCTTGAAATAAGAGATCAATTTAGTTTTGATCTTCCTCCTATTGAATCTCAGAAGGATTGGGAAGAATTATTGAATAAGCTGTGGTTAGACTCCGAGAGGTTTGCTACATTGCTTGAACAAATGCCTGATGCTAAGCTGGATGAAGTTTTTGCAGACGAGAAATACGGAACGTACAGAAGGAATATCGATGGAATGATTGAGCATAGCTACTATCATTTGGGTCAGATTACTTTGATAAAAAAACTGATGAATCCATAACAATAGATTTCCATTCAGAATCATTTTCTTAATATGCGGGGAAATAGAATTAAATAAGATGAAAATCCTATATAACTCCGCATTTTTGAGGATTTTGGATAAATTACTTACCTTTAAAAAAAATAAATTTTAAATGAAAAAGTCGATTGCAATCATTTTTGCTTTTATCATTTCACAGCTTCAGGCCCAACAAATACCTTATTATCAGCAGGCTGCGAAGTACAAGATGGATATTGATGTTAATGCAGAAAAATTTACTTACCAGGGAACCCAGACATTAGAATATTCGAATAACTCACCGGATGAACTTAATGTGGTGTATTTTCATTTATATTGGAATGCTTTTAAACCTAACTCAATGATGGATCAAAGAGTAGCAGGTCAAGGTAAAAATGGTGATTCAAGATTGCAAAAGGACGGAGTTTCAAGATTAGCTTCTATTCCTAAAGATAAGGAGGGAGCGCAAAATATACACTGGATCAAACAGAATGGGAAAGACCTGAAATTTGAAATCCAGGAAACAATAATGAAGGTTTATCTGAGTGAACCGATCAAGCCAAACTCTACGACATCTTTCACTATGGAATGGGATGCTGTGATTCCACAACAGATTCGAAGAAGTGGACGAAATAATAGAGAAGGAGTAGATATGACCATGACGCAATGGTATCCCAAAATTTCAGAATATGATTATGATGGATGGGCTACATTTGATTATATAGGAAGAGAGTTTCATGCACCGTTTTCAGACTTTGATGTTACCATTAAAATAGATAAAGATTATGTAATAGGAGCAGGAGGAATCCTTGAAAACCCTACGGAAGTAAAAGGCTATGATGCCAACGCAAAGATTAAAACTGAAAAAAATAAAAAAGCAATATGGAAATGGACTGCTAAAAATATTTTGGATTTTGCATGGAGTGCGGATAGAGATTACGTTGTTAACGGTTTTGATGTTCCAAATGGGCCAAAGGTATTTTTAGTATATCAGAAAAACGATAAAACTAAAGTTTGGGGTGAAGCTCAACCTTATGTTACTAAATATTTCCAGATCATGAATTCGCATTTTGGAAAATATGCCTATCCTACTTATGCTTTTATCCAAGGTGGAGATGGTGGAATGGAGTACGGAATGTGTACCATGATTTTAGGGGAATCAAAAGATATGGAAGATTTAATGGGATTAATGGCTCATGAAGGATCACATTCCTGGTATCAGCAAATGCTTGCGACTAATGAATCAGTTCGTCCGTGGATGGATGAAGGATTTACAAGTTATGCAGAAGGCTATGTAATGAATCAGCTATTTCCTCCAAAAGATAAACTTCCTAATCCTTTTGTTGATAGATTAAACGCTTATAGAAGTTTTGTGAAAAAAGGAATTGAAGAGCCGGCTGTATGGTTGGGAGACCATCATGATAACGGGACATCTTATACTTTTTCTACCTATGTGAAAGGAGAGCTGTTTTTGGTTGAATTAGGATATATAGTTGGTGAAGAAAATCTTTCGGAGATTCTGAAACAGTATTTTGATAAATGGAGTTTAAAACATCCGACAGATAGGGATTTTCTTCATATTGCGCAGAAAGTATCCGGAATGGATCTGAAGTGGTTCCATCATTACTGGATCAATACCACAAAAACTATTGATTATGGAATCAAAGATGTGAAGTATGATGCAAAGTCTACCACTGTTACTTTGATTAATAACGGACAGGTGCCTATGCCTATTGATTTCAGCGTTGTGACGAAAGATAAAAAAATTGTTACTTATCAAATTCCTACTAATCTTACGCATACATGGAAACAGAAAGATGCGTATGGGGATTTCAAGACAATGAATTACTGGCCATGGACTCAGAAAGAATATACCCTGACGATTCCTTATTCTAAATCTCAGTTAGAGGTTTTAGGAATCGATTTTAGTCAGCGGTTAGCTGATGTAAATATGGAAGATAATTTTGTTGAAATTAAATAAAACAAAGAAAAATAAAAGAGGAGTATTGAAAAATACTCCTCTTTTATTTTAATATAATATTGAGAATGACTAAATGGTTACCATATTACAGGTGAACCACAATCCTGGATCGAAACTCTGCAGTTAGGAACAAGGCATGGGTTAATAGGGCATTTGGTACCTGGGCACAATGCCGGTACACCACTAGGCATAGGACAAACTACATCTCCGCCTGTTATAGACTTTAATGCACTTCTTGACATTTTCTTTAAATTTTTCATATTATTTTCTTTAAATTGATTGGATAACAAATGTATTTTAAAACAGTCCCTCGTAACAGGATGAATATATAAGTGTTTCATTTGATTTAATAAATGCAGCTGTATAGCTCTTAACTGTGATTTTATAAATTTATATAGCTGAATCTCATTTAATTGAGATAAAATTAATTTGTATTTAATTTTTTAATTGTAAAGGTTTATTTTTACAGTTATTTTCAAACCCTTTTAGTTTAAAGAATAAATGAATTCTATCGTTATAAATATAGGAAACAGCAATATCAGATTTGGACTTTTTGATGATGATAACTGTGATATTTCATGGGTAATTAATACAAAGCCCTATAGAACGGCTGATGAGTTGTATGCGCAAATGCTCATGCTTTATCAGACTTATAAGATCGAACCTAAGGATATAAGCAATATAATTATTGGTTCAGTAGTGCCTCAGCTTACCAAAGTAATGAGCTCAGCCATAAAAAAAATTCACGGTATTCTTCCTGTAATTGTTGATAGAAATACCCCTTCTGAAGTACAGGCAAAATCTAAGCAGATGGGAACTGATATTTATGCTAATCTTGTTGCGGCACACACCATGTATCCCGATCGCAAGAAAATTATTATTGATTTTGGAACGGCACTTACGGCGAGCTGTGTTACAGAAACAGGTGAAACCCTTGGGGTTATTATTGCGCCAGGAATTATAACCTCATTAAATTCTTTGATCAGTCAAACCGCCCAGCTTCCTGAAATTGAATTGAAGAAGCCGAAATCGGTTCTGGGGCTTGATACTGTAACGTGCATGCAAAGTGGAATGGTATATGGGTTTCTGGGGATGGTAGAAGGCTTCGTAGACCGTATTAATGAAGAAGTAAATGATGACTGTTTTGTGATAGCAACAGGAGGTGTTTCTCATGTTTACAAACCATTAACGAATAAAATACATATCACAGACCGACTTCATACACTAAAAGGATTGTATTTTTTAGGTAAAGATAGATCATGAAAGAATTCCCAATAATAGAGACAGAAAGACTTATTCTTTCTGCATTGAATACGGAAGATATTCCTTATGTTGTAGAATATCTGCAGGAGAAAGTTTTTTCGGAACTTACTTCCAATATTCCGTATCCTTATTCTGTAAAAGATGCTGAATTCTGGGTGAAGATTTCCCACGAAGCTTTTGAAAATAGATCAGGATACACTTTTGCGATTCGAAATAAAGAACATAAGATAATTGGTGCTATTGGAATTCATGATAGGGGTGATGATAAAGCAGAATTAGGTTATTGGCTGGGCGTTCCATTTTGGAATAAAGGCTATGTAACAGAAGCGGCATCAGCTGTTGTTGATTTTGGCTTTAAAGAATTGGGATATAATAAAATATTTGCTACTCATTTTTTTCACAATCCATCTTCAGGCCGTATCATGCAAAAGATTGGAATGGAGAAGGAAGCTATCTTAAAACAACATCTCAAGAAGGATGGAGAATATTTTGATATTTCCATGTATTCTATTTTTAAGAAAAAGTAGCTTTATTTGATTATATTAGAGATGGCTTTCTATCGAAGGCTCATTAAACTAATACTATGAAAAAAATAACTATTTGTTTTTTCTTATTATCTCTTTTTATTATCAATGCACAGACAAAAGTAGCTGGGACTTATCATGTTAGTTCTGGAAATCCAGATGATGGGGGATATCACTGGATGCTTTTTGAGAATCATAATTTTGCTATGGTTACTTTTGGGCAGATCATTGCCGGAAAATGGAGTATAGACGATAAAAATGTAATTTCATTTACCCCATCTACTCCTAAATTTCCCTTCGATGTTTATGGCAGGTATGATTCCGCTCTTAAAGGAACAAAAATTATGTTTGATAATTTTGATATCAATGCTAAAACGTATATAGGAGATACCGATCAGGGAGTACAGCCCATTTTAGGTGAAAATGCCAATTGTCTCCCATATCCATTGCTAAAGGAATTCAATAAGGATTTTAAAGATCTTGTTTTATCAGTGACTATGTTTGATCAGACAAAGGAAACATTTTATGTGGCAGAAAATAAAAAATATAATGATTTTATTATTATGTATTATTCATCTGCAACAAGACTGCGCCCATTTATTGCACGCCTGAAAGGGGGTCAATTGTATTTCAGAGATGATAACCGTCCTTCTTCTCCAAGAAAAGATATTAGTCCAAAAGAATTAAAAGAGATGGGAAAATTTGTTAGCGAGGGTGTATCAGCGGTTTCAAAAGAATTTATTATCAGTAATAAAGCCTACAATATTGAATCTTATGGGCCAGGAGAAAGGAGCGCGGATTTAGATGAAGAAGCTTATTTAAAGTACAATTACAATTATAACGATGCAAAAGAAATTTATACAGCAAAAGAGCCAAATGCCGTTTCAGAAGATAATGCATACCACGATCTGAATACCTTATATAAATATCGTAGAATTGAGTTAAAACCTAATCAGAATTCATATAAGAAAATAGAGAAGAGTATCTTCAATATTACCTGTAAGGACTAGTCTTATCTTTTTGATTTAAAAAAATCTTTTACAATACCAGAACATTCATGTTCCATAATTCCTGTTACAATCTCCGTTTTAGGATGAAGACTAAGGTGTTTATTAATAAAGCCCCTTTGTTCATCTCGTGCCCCAATTACCACTTTGGAAATTTGTGACCATGAAAGGGCCCCTGAACACATTACACAGGGCTCTAATGTAACATATAGTGTACAGTTGATAAGGTATTTTCCTCCCAGGAAATTGGCTGCTGAAGTAATGGCTTGCATTTCTGCGTGGGCAGTTACATCATTAAGCGTTTCCGTCAGGTTGTGTGCCCTTGCAATAACACGGTTATTGGAAACCACCACGCACCCAATAGGAACCTCATCTTTTTCAAGAGCAATTTCTGCTTCCTGAAAAGCCATTTTCATGAAATATTCGTCCGTAAACATTATTCAAAACTCATAGTTAGTGGAAGCTTAAATCGATATCTCACAGGATCTCCATTGATAATAGCAGGAGAAAATTTTTCTGAAAGAGAATATAGTGCAATTTGAGCTTGCCTATTGAAGGTAAAATTGTCGCCTTGTGCTTCTACATTGCTGATAGTTCCATCTTTTTCTACGATGAAAGCTACAGTGGCTTTTACTATTTTCGTTTCGGAAAGAACGCCATCTATATAAAAAAGGTGGGCCACTTCCTTTCGCAATGCATTAATACCTCCAGGATAATCTGCAGATTTATCTGTAATAGGAAAGATATCTGGGGCTTTTTCCGGCGATATCGTTTTGTTTTCAAGCTGTAATCTGCTGAGATCTTCTGTGTTTTTTATTTTTAACAAAGCGCCTATTAAAGCAACATTCTCAATGCTGTCCATCTTTTTCATGAAAAAAAGAAAATCCTGCTTAATGGAAGCTTTTTGAAAATTGCCTGTCTCAGCATCAAACTTTTTCTTAAATTCAGTATTCAGCATACTGCGATGCTGGTTATAGTAAGATTTCACAAGCTTAAATTCTTCCTTTTGTTGAGAAAAGAAAACCGAAGAAATAAAGCAACATAAAAAGAGAAATAAAGATTTCAATTTTGAGATATTTATGTAAAAATAGTCAAAAAAAACTAAAATTAAATGAAACTAATTTAGTCTTCAAGATAACTATTTAAAGATTCTTTTAAATGATTACGGATGTCGTCAACTAAAGATATCGGTTCTAAGACTCTAACCTCTTTTCCATACGAAAGGATCTCCTGCATAAAGTCATAAGTTGGATGAAGGAAGAATTCAAAATAGATGTCTTCAGGTGTTTCTTTAGTTTCTTTTTGTGATTGATGAAGCGGAAAACTTTTGATATATTCGCCTTGATGGCGGGTACATTTTAGGGTAATTTTTTGAGGCTTCTGCTCAGTTAAGTTCATTACTCCAAAAGCATTTTTAAAATACTCCCTGAAATTGTATTTATATTTTTCACGGAATTTAGTTTTACTGACGTCAAGGTAATTGATTCGATCAAGTCCAAAAGACTTTAAAATCTTATCCTTGGTATCAATAGCGATGAGATACCATCGGTCTTTAGATTCTTTTAAAGCCAAAGGATGTACTTTTCGGGAAGTCATCAATTTGTTTTTATAGTTGTAATGCTCAAAAGAAACGACTCTTTTATTTCGAATGGCGAAGAAAAGATCATAAAAATGATCTACTCCAGTTGGCTTTCGGGATTCAAAAAAGATATAATCCGAAAAATCAGGGTGTAGATTTAGAGCATTGCTAACCTGAAAAGATTCAAGTAATTTTTGATTATATTCATCCACCTCCATTGTGGGACGGCTTTCAATGTAATAACGGTTATCACCTTTTTTCTTATTGTGAATGGAAAGATTAAAGAGATCAGATATCTCCCGGATATCTCTCTGTAATGTGCGGATCGAATAGCTTTT is part of the Chryseobacterium paludis genome and encodes:
- a CDS encoding glutamine synthetase III family protein, with protein sequence MSTLRFKALETLPFKDFRKDNSIEVPAKLSELFCQNVFSEVTMREYLTKEAFNSIMDAIKKGTKIQRHIADQVAVAMKDWAMSKGATHYTHWFQPLTGTTAEKHDSFFTPIEGGRAIERFSGNLLIQQEPDASSFPNGGIRNTFEARGYTAWDPTSPAFIMGTTLCIPSIFISYTGETLDYKAPLLRALNAVDEAATNVMQYFDKNVTKVTPTLGWEQEYFLVDSALFQSRPDLVLTGKTLLGHSPAKGQQLDDHYFGSIPTRVMNFMKELEIECMKLGIPVTTRHNEVAPNQFELAPMFEEVNVAVDHNSLLMDIMARVAHKHHFHILFHEKPFAGVNGSGKHNNWSLATDTGENLLSPGKNPKKNLQFLTFFVNTIKAVHEYADLLRASIASASNDHRLGANEAPPAIISVFIGSQLFRVLEELEKVTSGKLSPEEKTELKLNVVGKIPEILLDNTDRNRTSPFAFTGNKFEIRAVGSSANCAESMTVMNTIAAKQLNDFKKEVDALIETGLKKDEAIFNVLREYIKQCKNIMFEGDGYSDDWAKEAKKRGLNNWKTTPEALKQEMNKKFLALYEEIGVFTHREVEARNEIKLEKYSTVIDIEARVLSDIARNHIIPSALKYQNRLIENVKGLKEIFGDKEFKVLAKEQMSLITHISENVSKIKLGVEELIIAREAAKAVSDSQKQAEQYCSKVIPLFDGIREASDNLEMMVDDELWPMTKYREMLFTK
- a CDS encoding DUF6909 family protein, producing MTNSRARETTEAIERLYISMRHLFYRGFFKPGGVSGESIRSLLKTINPEIYGTMNVPNKLELDGLMYVLDRLPEGIEECAFIHLTSDEGFDKGSFEPIVPKKRRRNCYRIDEHQMNIEVLLGRSEIYDILTHLTFLFIEADKIRNLAFIQDENWKPTRAFKIIEEVVKGEKKFSRREKEVALIHLSSLIGRTFEETLRAYNTFGDDENPDRLFKIIYNLGKVSLDDAKQSREREIHFSAILKERVGHHYFGEKWANKVKEILFENNLHMRPLHIISANMHSVKNMLYANDALKKKDHKEVDYKLYGEISDKKDLRDKVSKYAADQGLIYIDDKSGSNIDVQIIDLSKTELKNTPFGHAKYSGDDVIMVFDYAFGEQAFEVMDELLRPFEHTGEVYMMKVKSVSIMGKAGILNGAKGDIMIPTSHIFEGTADNYPFENALKLDDFKDDELKAFEGTMITVLGTSLQNRDILSYFMNTSWKAIGLEMEGAHYQKAIQVASKIRHHIAPDLFVCYAYYASDNPLETGSTLSSGGLGLTGVKPTYLITLKILEKILQSGKKEVSSKK
- a CDS encoding DinB family protein is translated as MSSVIQLSKRFREVLLDGFWIANTNFKDQLSDVTWEQATTKVGSLNTIAALTFHIDYYIAGIVNVFESGDLEIRDQFSFDLPPIESQKDWEELLNKLWLDSERFATLLEQMPDAKLDEVFADEKYGTYRRNIDGMIEHSYYHLGQITLIKKLMNP
- a CDS encoding M1 family metallopeptidase — encoded protein: MKKSIAIIFAFIISQLQAQQIPYYQQAAKYKMDIDVNAEKFTYQGTQTLEYSNNSPDELNVVYFHLYWNAFKPNSMMDQRVAGQGKNGDSRLQKDGVSRLASIPKDKEGAQNIHWIKQNGKDLKFEIQETIMKVYLSEPIKPNSTTSFTMEWDAVIPQQIRRSGRNNREGVDMTMTQWYPKISEYDYDGWATFDYIGREFHAPFSDFDVTIKIDKDYVIGAGGILENPTEVKGYDANAKIKTEKNKKAIWKWTAKNILDFAWSADRDYVVNGFDVPNGPKVFLVYQKNDKTKVWGEAQPYVTKYFQIMNSHFGKYAYPTYAFIQGGDGGMEYGMCTMILGESKDMEDLMGLMAHEGSHSWYQQMLATNESVRPWMDEGFTSYAEGYVMNQLFPPKDKLPNPFVDRLNAYRSFVKKGIEEPAVWLGDHHDNGTSYTFSTYVKGELFLVELGYIVGEENLSEILKQYFDKWSLKHPTDRDFLHIAQKVSGMDLKWFHHYWINTTKTIDYGIKDVKYDAKSTTVTLINNGQVPMPIDFSVVTKDKKIVTYQIPTNLTHTWKQKDAYGDFKTMNYWPWTQKEYTLTIPYSKSQLEVLGIDFSQRLADVNMEDNFVEIK
- a CDS encoding bacteriocin-like protein translates to MKNLKKMSRSALKSITGGDVVCPMPSGVPALCPGTKCPINPCLVPNCRVSIQDCGSPVIW
- a CDS encoding type III pantothenate kinase, which gives rise to MNSIVINIGNSNIRFGLFDDDNCDISWVINTKPYRTADELYAQMLMLYQTYKIEPKDISNIIIGSVVPQLTKVMSSAIKKIHGILPVIVDRNTPSEVQAKSKQMGTDIYANLVAAHTMYPDRKKIIIDFGTALTASCVTETGETLGVIIAPGIITSLNSLISQTAQLPEIELKKPKSVLGLDTVTCMQSGMVYGFLGMVEGFVDRINEEVNDDCFVIATGGVSHVYKPLTNKIHITDRLHTLKGLYFLGKDRS
- a CDS encoding GNAT family N-acetyltransferase, translated to MKEFPIIETERLILSALNTEDIPYVVEYLQEKVFSELTSNIPYPYSVKDAEFWVKISHEAFENRSGYTFAIRNKEHKIIGAIGIHDRGDDKAELGYWLGVPFWNKGYVTEAASAVVDFGFKELGYNKIFATHFFHNPSSGRIMQKIGMEKEAILKQHLKKDGEYFDISMYSIFKKK
- a CDS encoding nucleoside deaminase, with the translated sequence MFTDEYFMKMAFQEAEIALEKDEVPIGCVVVSNNRVIARAHNLTETLNDVTAHAEMQAITSAANFLGGKYLINCTLYVTLEPCVMCSGALSWSQISKVVIGARDEQRGFINKHLSLHPKTEIVTGIMEHECSGIVKDFFKSKR
- a CDS encoding energy transducer TonB produces the protein MKSLFLFLCCFISSVFFSQQKEEFKLVKSYYNQHRSMLNTEFKKKFDAETGNFQKASIKQDFLFFMKKMDSIENVALIGALLKIKNTEDLSRLQLENKTISPEKAPDIFPITDKSADYPGGINALRKEVAHLFYIDGVLSETKIVKATVAFIVEKDGTISNVEAQGDNFTFNRQAQIALYSLSEKFSPAIINGDPVRYRFKLPLTMSFE
- a CDS encoding helix-turn-helix transcriptional regulator: MKKDFYLTRYALIIKKLESAPATYSQLEDYLLNSFEFQDADIKSYSIRTLQRDIREISDLFNLSIHNKKKGDNRYYIESRPTMEVDEYNQKLLESFQVSNALNLHPDFSDYIFFESRKPTGVDHFYDLFFAIRNKRVVSFEHYNYKNKLMTSRKVHPLALKESKDRWYLIAIDTKDKILKSFGLDRINYLDVSKTKFREKYKYNFREYFKNAFGVMNLTEQKPQKITLKCTRHQGEYIKSFPLHQSQKETKETPEDIYFEFFLHPTYDFMQEILSYGKEVRVLEPISLVDDIRNHLKESLNSYLED